The Emcibacter nanhaiensis genome contains the following window.
CATGCGGAACAGAATGCCGTCACCAATCACATGACCGCTGTGGGAACAGGGCACCATCTGCTTGGCCGTGCCGACCTTGAAGTTGGCAAAGCTGTTGATGGTCAGGTTGGACAGAAGTTTGAAGGCGTCCTTGCCGTTTACAAACAGGTCAACCATGTGGTGGGACTGGTCAAACAGCACGGCGGTCTCACGCCAGGCCCGCTGTTCGTCACGCCAGTTGGAAAATTCGGTCGGTACAACCGGATATACATAGGCACCGATTTGGGAGTTACGCAGCATCTCAACGGTGTTACCCGCTGCATTGAGCACGTCTTGAAGGTTCTTAGCAGCCATGACAGCCTATCTCCTATATTGAAATGATAATGGGGGGAGGAAATTTCCTCGATTTCCTGACTAATTTGAGTCTTACACTCATTTCATATTGCATGCAAGTTTTATTTTTGATACAGGTATTGCAGCAAGTTTAGGCGGGTATTTGGTATTTTTTGCATGCAATATTGCAAAGTTGAGATAAAAACCCCAATATGCGTCGCAATAATATATAACTGCCTTATAGGATCGGCTCGTACAGGAGAACAAAGCCATGGAGAATACCTATATTCTGACCCTTTCATGTGTTGACCAGCCCGGACTGGTGGCCAAGGTGTCCGGCCTGCTTTTTGAAAAAGGCGCCAACGTACTGGACGCACAGCAATTTCGTGATGGGGATACCGGCCGGTTCTTCATGCGAATCGTTTATGACCTTGCCGGCAACAGCGGCAAAGCCGACGCCCTGAAAGCCGCCTTCGCGCCGCTGGCGGAAGAATTCGGCATGACCTGGCAGATCCACAACACCGCCGAAAAGCGGAAAGTCCTGCTTCTGGTTTCCAAATTCGACCACTGCCTGGGCGACCTGCTCTACCGCAATCGAATCGGTGAATTGAACATGGATGTGGTCGGAATTGTATCCAATCACCCGAAAGAGGTCCTCAACCTGACCCTGCTGGGCGACATCCCCTATTATCATTTCCCGATCACCAAGGACACCAAGCCGCAGCAGGAAGCCCAGATCAAACAAGTGATCGAGGATACCGGCGCCGAACTGGTGGTTCTGGCCCGGTATATGCAGATCCTGTCCGACGACTTCTCCGCCTTCCTGTCCGGGCGCTGCATCAATATCCACCATTCGTTCCTGCCCGGCTTCAAGGGTGCCAAGCCCTATCACCAGGCCTATGACCGCGGGGTGAAAATGATCGGCGCCACCGCGCACTATGTGACCAAGGATCTGGATGAAGGCCCGATCATTGTGCAGGATGTTGAGGCGGTCAGCCATCGGGACACACCGGATGACCTGGTCCGCAAGGGCCGTGATATCGAGCGCCGGGTCCTGGCCCGCGCCGTTCATTATCACCTGGAAGACCGGGTCCTGACCAACGGCAGCAAGACCGTCGTTTTCCGCGACTGATCCGACCACCCAGCACACAGATATCGGGGCCGCCGGCGGCGGCCCCCGGGAGTAGTAAATTGGCTAAAATTATTGACGGCAAAAAGGTCGCCGCGACCATTCGCGACGACTGCGCCAAACGTGTTGAGAAACTCAAAGCGGCCGGGATCACCCCCGGCCTGGCGGTGATTCTAGTCGGAAGCGACCCGGCCTCGTCACTTTATGTAAGCAACAAGATCAAGGCCTGTGAAAGTGTCGGCATCAAGTCCTTCAGTCATCATCATGACATGGACATCACCACCGACGAACTGGTGGCCCTGATCGAGAAACTGAACAACGACCCGGAAGTCCACGG
Protein-coding sequences here:
- the purU gene encoding formyltetrahydrofolate deformylase, yielding MENTYILTLSCVDQPGLVAKVSGLLFEKGANVLDAQQFRDGDTGRFFMRIVYDLAGNSGKADALKAAFAPLAEEFGMTWQIHNTAEKRKVLLLVSKFDHCLGDLLYRNRIGELNMDVVGIVSNHPKEVLNLTLLGDIPYYHFPITKDTKPQQEAQIKQVIEDTGAELVVLARYMQILSDDFSAFLSGRCINIHHSFLPGFKGAKPYHQAYDRGVKMIGATAHYVTKDLDEGPIIVQDVEAVSHRDTPDDLVRKGRDIERRVLARAVHYHLEDRVLTNGSKTVVFRD